From a single Ciconia boyciana chromosome 4, ASM3463844v1, whole genome shotgun sequence genomic region:
- the FUT10 gene encoding alpha-(1,3)-fucosyltransferase 10 isoform X1, producing the protein MIRMRRKKLWASCFCFAAAFFLVVTLQVITELGNSENKVAVISSLHSGPLKPVERHAFQFKKQELHSSLKTESDVNQYPILLWWSPLTGETGRLGQCGEDVCFFTINKTYQHNQMTRGFLFYGTDFTIDSLPLPRKDYHDWALFHEESPKNNYKLFHEPTITLFNHTATFSRHSHLPLTTQYLEGVEVLKSLRYMIPLQMKNSLRKRLAPLVYVQSDCNPPSDRDSYVRELMCHIEVDSYGECLHNRDLPQHLRNPTAMDDGNFYKILAQYKFILAFENAICEDYITEKLWRPLKLGVVPVYFGSPSIVDWLPSNKSAILVSSFSHPRELAHYIKTLDTNDHEYESYLQWKLKGDISNRRLLMAIKERKWGVQDITQDNYIDTFECMVCNRVWENIRRKEKGWLPQRWKAQVNHLSCPKPEAFWFSSSNPGWTSLQEMWIPSFEQSKKEAWALRQLVERNRNFTAQEFWMLVFKE; encoded by the exons ATGATtaggatgaggaggaagaagctgtGGGCatcttgcttctgctttgcagctgcCTTTTTCCTTGTGGTGACACTCCAG GTTATCACTGAATTGGGCAATTCAGAGAATAAGGTGGCAGTGATCTCCAGTTTACACAGTGGCCCATTAAAGCCTGTGGAGAGACATGCTTTTCAGTTTAAGAAGCAGGAACTTCACAGCAGCTTGAAGACAGAGTCTGATGTAAATCAGTACCCCATCCTGCTCTGGTGGTCTCCCCTGACTGGAGAAACAGGGAGACTGGGTCAGTGTGGAGAGGATGTTTGCTTCTTTACTATCAACAAGACCTACCAGCACAATCAGATGACGAGAGGATTTCTGTTCTATG GTACTGACTTCACTATAGACAGCCTACCCCTCCCTCGTAAAGACTATCATGATTGGGCCCTTTTCCATGAAGAGTCGCCAAAAAACAACTACAAACTCTTCCATGAACCGACCATCACCTTATTCAACCACACTGCAACCTTTAGCCGCCATTCTCACCTACCGCTGACCACTCAGTACCTTGAGGGTGTAGAGGTCCTGAAGTCATTGAGGTACATGATCCCACTGCAGATGAAGAACAGCCTGAGGAAGAGGCTTGCACCACTTGTATATGTGCAGTCTGACTGCAACCCTCCTTCTGACCGGGACAGCTATGTGCGTGAGCTGATGTGCCACATTGAAGTAGACTCTTATGGTGAATGTCTGCATAACAGAGACCTTCCTCAGCATCTCAGAAATCCAACTGCCATGGATGATGGGAACTTCTATAAAATACTGGCACAGTACAAGTTCattcttgcttttgaaaatgctatCTGTGAAGACTACATCACTGAAAAACTCTGGCGGCCGCTGAAGTTGGGAGTGGTACCAGTGTACTTTGGGTCTCCCAGCATTGTAGACTGGCTTCCTAGTAACAAGAGTGCAATCCTGGTATCCAGTTTTTCACACCCTCGGGAGCTGGCCCACTATATCAAAACACTGGATACAAATGATCATGAATATGAGTCCTACCTACAATGGAAACTGAAAGGAGACATTTCCAACCGAAGGCTTCTTATGGCGATAAAGGAACGCAAGTGGGGAGTGCAAGATATCACCCAGGACAATTACATTGACACCTTTGAGTGCATGGTGTGTAACAGAGTGTGGGAAAAcatcagaaggaaagaaaag GGATGGCTGCCCCAGAGGTGGAAGGCTCAGGTAAACCATCTGAGCTGCCCTAAACCAGAGGCATTCTGGTTCTCATCTTCAAACCCTGGCTGGACTTCTCTCCAAGAGATGTGGATACCAAGCTTCGAACAATCCAAGAAAGAAGCCTGGGCGCTGAGGCAGCTGGTGGAAAGGAACAGGAATTTTACTGCTCAAGAATTTTGGATGCTTGTATTCAAAGAATAA
- the FUT10 gene encoding alpha-(1,3)-fucosyltransferase 10 isoform X2, giving the protein MIRMRRKKLWASCFCFAAAFFLVVTLQVITELGNSENKVAVISSLHSGPLKPVERHAFQFKKQELHSSLKTESDVNQYPILLWWSPLTGETGRLGQCGEDVCFFTINKTYQHNQMTRGFLFYGTDFTIDSLPLPRKDYHDWALFHEESPKNNYKLFHEPTITLFNHTATFSRHSHLPLTTQYLEGVEVLKSLRYMIPLQMKNSLRKRLAPLVYVQSDCNPPSDRDSYVRELMCHIEVDSYGECLHNRDLPQHLRNPTAMDDGNFYKILAQYKFILAFENAICEDYITEKLWRPLKLGVVPVYFGSPSIVDWLPSNKSAILVSSFSHPRELAHYIKTLDTNDHEYESYLQWKLKGDISNRRLLMAIKERKWGVQDITQDNYIDTFECMVCNRVWENIRRKEKFSRFTY; this is encoded by the exons ATGATtaggatgaggaggaagaagctgtGGGCatcttgcttctgctttgcagctgcCTTTTTCCTTGTGGTGACACTCCAG GTTATCACTGAATTGGGCAATTCAGAGAATAAGGTGGCAGTGATCTCCAGTTTACACAGTGGCCCATTAAAGCCTGTGGAGAGACATGCTTTTCAGTTTAAGAAGCAGGAACTTCACAGCAGCTTGAAGACAGAGTCTGATGTAAATCAGTACCCCATCCTGCTCTGGTGGTCTCCCCTGACTGGAGAAACAGGGAGACTGGGTCAGTGTGGAGAGGATGTTTGCTTCTTTACTATCAACAAGACCTACCAGCACAATCAGATGACGAGAGGATTTCTGTTCTATG GTACTGACTTCACTATAGACAGCCTACCCCTCCCTCGTAAAGACTATCATGATTGGGCCCTTTTCCATGAAGAGTCGCCAAAAAACAACTACAAACTCTTCCATGAACCGACCATCACCTTATTCAACCACACTGCAACCTTTAGCCGCCATTCTCACCTACCGCTGACCACTCAGTACCTTGAGGGTGTAGAGGTCCTGAAGTCATTGAGGTACATGATCCCACTGCAGATGAAGAACAGCCTGAGGAAGAGGCTTGCACCACTTGTATATGTGCAGTCTGACTGCAACCCTCCTTCTGACCGGGACAGCTATGTGCGTGAGCTGATGTGCCACATTGAAGTAGACTCTTATGGTGAATGTCTGCATAACAGAGACCTTCCTCAGCATCTCAGAAATCCAACTGCCATGGATGATGGGAACTTCTATAAAATACTGGCACAGTACAAGTTCattcttgcttttgaaaatgctatCTGTGAAGACTACATCACTGAAAAACTCTGGCGGCCGCTGAAGTTGGGAGTGGTACCAGTGTACTTTGGGTCTCCCAGCATTGTAGACTGGCTTCCTAGTAACAAGAGTGCAATCCTGGTATCCAGTTTTTCACACCCTCGGGAGCTGGCCCACTATATCAAAACACTGGATACAAATGATCATGAATATGAGTCCTACCTACAATGGAAACTGAAAGGAGACATTTCCAACCGAAGGCTTCTTATGGCGATAAAGGAACGCAAGTGGGGAGTGCAAGATATCACCCAGGACAATTACATTGACACCTTTGAGTGCATGGTGTGTAACAGAGTGTGGGAAAAcatcagaaggaaagaaaag TTTTCCAGGTTTACGTACTGA